aacatacgcatctccgccaccgacatcttatggatgtggcagtgtttcactgcccaacactccataccatataacaatgctggtctaattgccgttcggtagaattttcccttcaatctattaggcatgccgggatcacaaaggaaacccgtagcactcttccacttcgaccaaccagctttaatcctatgggcaacatctccatctacttctccatccgtttggataatagatcctaaataccggaagcaatccgaggcctgcacaactctcccatctagggtgattgtccctgcctccctactcctacggccgctaaacttacactccaaatattctgtcttacttcgactcaacttaaagcctctagattctagagtttgcctccatagttccaacttcatctccactccttctttcgtctcatcaaccaacacaatatcatctgcaaacaacatgcaccatggtataccatcttgaagtgaacttgttagttcatccataacgatggcaaaaagaaatgggcttagtgcggaaccttgatgcactccaatcgtaataggaaactcttcagtcttcccaacactagtacgtacactcgtgcatactccctcatacatgtcctttatgatgtcaatatatttccgcgaaatgcctttccttatcaaggcccaccaaagtacttcccttggtaccttatcatatgctttctccaagtcaatgaaaaccatatgcaagtctttcttctttatttcgatagtgctccattaattgtctcattagatggatggcttccatagttgatcttcccggcataaagccaaactggttttccgagatcttcaccgtcctccttagcctttgttcaatcactcgctcccaaagtttcatagtgtgactcattaatttgattccccgatagttggcacaatcttggacatcgcctttgttcttatacaaagggattaaggtacttttcctccattctgatggcatcttattgtttctccaaattttgttgaagaacgtcgtcaaccattcgattcctctttctcccaaacatctccaaatctcaatagggatgccatcaggtcctactgctttcttcaacttcatcttacttaatgtcattttgacttcacccttttgaattctccgtaggcattcatgatttatcatatcgtgatggatacttatatctccaacatcttgttgtcgatctccattaaataagtcatcaaaataggacctccatcgttccttgatatccttatctccaactaggactttctggtccacatccttcacacatttaacttttccgagatctcgcgtcttcctatctctcatccgagcaattctatatatgtctctttccccttctttcgtatccaatcttgtatacagatcccgacaaaaaattaaaatttatcagTTTGACTGCTTATTTGGGTCCGGtacgttttttttttaacaacggTAGGTGCCACAGATCACATCACATGGTAGATAATTCTAAATTTTAGTAGATAATTCTAAATTTTCATCCCAAGCTACTTAATCTGTTAGCAATTTAGATGGGCATGTTTTTACTTTAACAATTAGgatgttttttttatctgaattacatatgtcatttttttcctatatatcataaataaataaatatgattttatatctttatttaaaaattctatattccaatttataaattctaaaccctaaaaaaGATATTCTAaacctctaatttataaatcatagtttttaaaatatattaaaagtaataaTATACTTAGGCttgacataatttaaattactgCTTGACATAcatttaaaataagtttttaaatgtgaatttctgtataaattttcctaaatttattaataagtGGGCCGGGTGACTCAGTGTTATATAAGCCCAACCTAGAAATCCTGGGCCTTGCCCAGGCAGATACTCGGGAGTACGAACAGGTGTACTCTCAAATAAAAGCTTGGGGATTTGATTTTCCAATCTACTTGGACCAGACTAAAGTATTGTCTGCAACAGATTGGCTATTAGTATATGCTTTAAAAGGAGATTCAAATTGTAGAAATTTTATATTTGTCCTACATCAAATGGTCCAACCCAAATTTATTGGAACTAGCatttggatttttctttttaaatatgcTTATGAACAGCTTGATTTTGTTGGAGCCCAAAATCATCTGTGAAGTACGTAGATGAGATCAGATAATGCGTCATGTTTAGACTAGATGAGATCAGGCGATGCGTCGGATTAAGAGCTTCCATTTTGCGGAATCGAATTATAGCAGAACAAGGTCAGCTATATAAGTTATTCTCAGACTGAGGGCTGAATTCTATTCTTGAAGCACATAATCAAGCTATTTATTCCATCTGATAACTGCTCAGGTAACCATAAATCTCTTTCTCCGATtgcttctcttttttttaagttaGATCTTGGACTGGCATTCAGTCGATTTTGGGCTGTTTTTGTATGATTGAGTGATTCTAATCATTGGCTAACACAACAATTAATTGATGTCACTCTTTTCAACCCTAAATTTCAGATAATTAGATCCTAATGTAAATAGGTGTTTAATTAGATCCAAAATGCATATTATCACTTCATTGGGGTTGTCATTGGAGTGCATCTGAATAAGTAGTTTGTATCCATACCAGATGTGAGTTCTGGAATCTGCTGCTGGACTTAACCTGTTGAGTTCTAGACAGTAGATaccgtttttttgtttttttatacaaTCTATTTAGCACATATATCTATTTTTATGATGAGGCAGTGTACTAGTGCTAAATAGATGATACTGTGCGACGGCATTGATGATGCTTGCAACATTCTTGTTTAATCTTTCAGCAATAGTGTTATCTTCATGGGAGGAAATTAATGACAATGCTTTGATTTTGTATATTAATTCAACAGTCATTTACAATAAATGAGTTCCGAGGGTGAAGAAGGAAACTGTCTCGGATGGGCAGCTAGAGATCCATCTGGAATTTTATCACCTTATAAGTTCAATCGCAggtatatgtatacatatatatatatatgtttgatGCATCTTCCTTTGCACTCTCTGAgatgtttttatatatatgtttgatGCATCTTCCTTTGCACTCTCTGAGATGTTTTTAGAATTCTAAAACAGTCTCTTTTTCTGAATATTACTTAGGTCTGTTGGTGGAGATGATGTTTCACTCAAAATTACACATTGTGGAATATGCTATGCTGATGTTATTTGGACTAGGAATATGCACGGAGATTCAAAGTATCCTGTGGTGCCAGGGTGCGTAACATACTTCTATAATTTCACAAAATTCACACCTCCTTGAATTAACGAGTGATTTGTTGCATTTGTAGACATGAGATTGTTGGAATTGTACAAGAAGTTGGTTCAAATGTTGGCCACTTCAAGGTTGGTGACCATGTTGGAGTAGGCACTAATGTTAACTCATGTAGAGATTGTGAGTATTGTAATGATAGGCAAGAAGTTAATTGCATAAAAGTGCCAGTTCTGACCTTTAATGCCATTGATGTCGATGGAACAATAACAAAAGGAGGATATTCTAGCTTCATTGTTGTCCATGAAAGGTAAACCAACTATTCAATAATTTCTTTGCTGATACTTGGGAAATCGAGTCAGATGTTATTACGCTCGTGATGACGTTAAAACTGCAGGTTCTGCTTTAAGATACCAGAGGGTTATCCTATGGCCTCAGCAGCACCATTGCTTTGTGCTGGAATTACTGTGTACAATCCAATGATGAGACATGGGATGAATCAACCAGGTAAATCTCTAGGAGTGATAGGACTAGGTGGTCTTGGTCACATGGCAGTGAAGTTCGGGAAGGCCTTTGGACTCAAGGTTACTGTTATTAGCACAAGCATGTCCAAGAAAGAGGAAGCCATTGGTTTGCTTGGGGCGGACAATTTTGTTCTCTCATCTGACCAAGAACAGATGAAGGTACAATTGCACTTCTTTTTTCTTGTTGGCATGCAAGATAGAAAAATACTGATCAATGGTTTATTTACGCTCAGGCTATTTCGAAATCGTTGGATTTCATAGTGGACACAGCATCTGGTGATCACCCATTTGATCCATACATGTCACTTTTGAAAACTGCTGGGATTCTTGCCCTTGTAGGGTTCCCAAGTGAAGTCAAATTCAGCCCAGCAAGTCTTAATTTGGGTATGACATTTTCTATATATAGTATTGAAATCTGGTGAACTAAAAGATGCTATAATTGACCCCTCTGTTTGTTGAAACATTACATACTTACAGTCAAACGTTTTGGCAGGTATGAAAACTATATCTGGTAGCATCACAGGCGGAACGAAACTGATACAAGAAATGCTAGATTTCTGTGCTGCTAAAAAAATTTACCCAAATATAGAGCTGGTTCCTATTGAGTATGCAAATGAAGCTCTTGAAAGGGTAACAAAAAGGGATGTGAAGTTCCGGTTCGTGATAGAGATTGAGAAGTCATTGAAGTGAAATTGTGGAAGCAGATAAGTATCTGCTCGAAATAAAGTTTAAAGAGTTGTTGATTGAAAGTTCTTGGTAGATTTAGTCTATGCCCCTCTATTCATATACCATGTGTGACTAATCTAAGAATAATCAATCAAGCATGTCTTATTTTTAATACTGAAGGATAGTTTTGTTCAGAAATCAGCATATGATTATTGGACTCTCATCATCAAGTCCTTCATCTATGCACCTTTGTTCATATATAATGTGGACTTTGTTCATAGTTAATGTGAATTACTAGATTACTAGAATTTCATTGCAAAATGTAACATATATATCCCACACAAGAAACAAAGTGAATCAAAGAGGATAAGATTTTTATATTAACATAAACTTTTGCATCCTATCTCATACAAAGTCACATACAAACACAGTATTCAAATTTATGGTACCAATTATGAGATTGTCCAGGTTTCTTAAAGTTCCATTATGTTGTTattctttatttctttattgttattttatatTTCCTAAAAGTTTCTAGAAGTTGTGTAATTAGTTGGCTAAATCTTTGGATTCTATGGATTCTAGTGAAAGTTATTAGCCAGATGTAGAATAACACAGTTAGTCTGTAACCGCTTTTGTCCATATTCTATATAGAGAAGGCATCCACAATTGTTGGGCATTATTTTGAATATTAATGAAATCTTCTCTCTTCTAAATTCTTATTCTCTCCCTGTCTTGTTCTCTTTCTTCTCTCATTTAAATTCTCTTGGAATTCATGCCACTAGGCATTTTATTAGGACATTGCACAATGAGCCGAACACTTTGTCGCATCTCTTCGATACGGATACAGTAACGATCGTAGCAATCTCCTCTGGTACCTACTGGTACGTCAGGATCCAATTGGTCATGAACATCGTAAGGTGCTGCTTTTCGCAAATCCCAACATACCCCTGGTTGGGATGGGTAGGCCCACCACTTCACTTTCACTTAGGCCCGGGCCAAGTCAGTGGGGGGACCCTGTCGGGACTGACATTTGGTTCTCACATTGGTTTTAGAGATCTTATTCCTTGGCTACTACCACTTGCATGGTCAATAAGAAAACTGGAGCAGCAGTAAAAGCACAAAAAGAGGCCATAATAAATCTGGAACaacctatgaagcaccgatacgGGTACGCATACGGGTGCGGGTACGCGTACGAGTACGGCAAACGgcatttctaaaaaatatgagatacggGTACGGCGGGGATacggcaaattttatatataattaataatatatatcatttataatgaaaattcaaaagatacataaatatataaatcacaaatcatattcataaagtcattataaaaacacaaataatactctcaagtcattataaaaccacaaataaCATCTATAATATTAACTGCACAGACAAAAGAAATCGACCAGATAAGAGCAAGAAATCGATCAAAGCAGATCGACCATGAGAGGAAAAACTCGATCAGAGGGAATCGACCAGATGAGAGGAAGACCAAATGAGAGGGAATCGACCAGATGAGAGGAAGACCAGATGAGTGAGAGGGATCGACTGAACAGAAGAACTCGATACGATTAGGGTTCAATCGACatgagagattttcaatttagtTTAGGGTTCAATTCAATCGCGATAACCCTCTATATACCAGTAATCTTggattatttcattttaatccttttatttactgagtttttttttaaaaaacccttatactttcaaagttttttttttaaaaaaccctTAAAGTATCCTCGAAGTATCCTCGAAGTGTCCCGGAA
The DNA window shown above is from Euphorbia lathyris chromosome 1, ddEupLath1.1, whole genome shotgun sequence and carries:
- the LOC136210888 gene encoding probable cinnamyl alcohol dehydrogenase 1; this encodes MSSEGEEGNCLGWAARDPSGILSPYKFNRRSVGGDDVSLKITHCGICYADVIWTRNMHGDSKYPVVPGHEIVGIVQEVGSNVGHFKVGDHVGVGTNVNSCRDCEYCNDRQEVNCIKVPVLTFNAIDVDGTITKGGYSSFIVVHERFCFKIPEGYPMASAAPLLCAGITVYNPMMRHGMNQPGKSLGVIGLGGLGHMAVKFGKAFGLKVTVISTSMSKKEEAIGLLGADNFVLSSDQEQMKAISKSLDFIVDTASGDHPFDPYMSLLKTAGILALVGFPSEVKFSPASLNLGMKTISGSITGGTKLIQEMLDFCAAKKIYPNIELVPIEYANEALERVTKRDVKFRFVIEIEKSLK